The Mytilus edulis chromosome 5, xbMytEdul2.2, whole genome shotgun sequence genomic interval TATTTTAGTAATAAATTAAACGAAAATGTTACATATTTATGAATCTTAGGGTATCTTTTCGTGGAGTAAATGAGAGAAAAAAGAAATAGATCGTATAttttaaaggttttaaaaaaagttagataaataaaaaaaatgtttaaattttagtaaaataaaaagatatgtgtGCTAAAGGTCAATCAGACATAAACCCACAAAAGAACATATTAAGGTCATTACTCTATCAAGGGTATATATAAAAGTGATTTCACGAATACACGATTTCTGATTATGTGTAAATTTCAGCAGAATGAATCTGCACTTATACAAggagattgaaaaaaaatagcgTCACGGAGTAATCAAGTTCATGTGAACTAAAGAATCGTTCTTTGACTCAGTAGAAAAGTGATAGATAACAACCTTGGAATGTtgcttcagttttatcatgttcATCCAAATATAAGGTTCGTATTCCCTCACACAACCACGTTCTGTTTACTTTTTTCTACACAATTTATGTTCGCTGCCACTTCATTTTTTATACTTTTGGCAGATTTCTTAATTGTATACGGTTATTTTTGTCATCTAGTTTCAGGCAAACTAATATACTCATAAAACGTGATGCGGGATATTCTTCAATGTGACAGCAACCTATCGACACAAATATCTGTTTATCCAtatagcattttttattttttttatttcttttttatagatataactGCTGTTCACTTAagcatgcatgacatatttgccactggacgttaaacaatcaatcaatataatgaaatgtacatattcattattttatattgtGAGTAGGAGAAGAAATGTACACCAGCATGAACTGTTTCTTTGCTCTTAACATTTTTAATCTTCAAGGTTCGTAACATTTAATGCACAAATGGCTCATAACATCGAATGTTTCATGGTTCATGCACTGGtatgtatttgaatttattgttCAAGCTTGCACATTGAATACCACAACATTCATGCAATTCATTTGAATAATTGAATCATTATTCGGATTTTAGGTGTGTATAGTATACACCCATGCCAATGAGTGCCTAGTGGTGAAGCCTAGTGTTCTTACAGTTGTAGTTATACAAACAAATTTTGAACTCAGAacgtaaatttttaaaaattaccagAGGTTCTCTTAAATCTTCTAAAGTTCACCTTGTAACatagttttaaaacaaatgaaaattacaaatgtaacagaTAAATGCATTTTAGTCCCCGCCTACATGACATGAAGGTGACATTTAGAGAAAAAGTCAAACATTCTTTCATCAATCTTACCGTGTATTTCTCGTTTATGTGATGTGATTTGTTTTGACGAGAAGATTGATCAGTATGGGGGAAAATAAAATGATAAGTAAGCAATAGCTTGTGTAGTGtaaccagggccgtaactacctatgaggcaggggaggcaactgaATCTTAGGGTATCTTTTCGTGGAGTAAATGAGAGAAAAAAGAAATAGATCGTATAttttaaaggttttaaaaaaaagttagataaataaaaaacatgtttaaattttagtaaaataaaaagatatgtgtGCTAAAGGTCAATCAGACATAAAGCCACATAAACCTTTAAAATATACGATCTATTTCTTTTTTCTCTCATTTACTCCACGAAAAGATACCCTAAGATTCagtcccctgaattttctacaccaaaatttgtttttgaagtaaaaaaattaaatattgacaatatggtacacgaagaacttgaatttatattataaccAACACAAGataacagttttaacagtgttatcatgatacgtgatatgtctgtcatttttcggatttttgatcgaaagtaaaccgtttcagtatttgttttattttatttttttcgtgtggccttccgtctgttattcagtattgtAGGGTCGATCAGTATTCGTATGAAACTTTGAtttcgataattttgaataaaaacttaactattcacatttatttggGGGCTCAATTatttaagcagaggaagttccttttgtattgtgaatctggAAATTAATTAccgctgaatcagctgttggatcgATTTTTTAAGTttcccgatcgtacgagaacattatggtcaatgccttagtaggtTAACACTCCTATTCGTTGTAGCAGGACTtgctatactaagtatatactagaatagtatagaaagtccctggttgtagttatatacatgtctgttcagctttcaacaatattgaaattcaagatcctcgataaaaaaatatcttgcgttttataatcttgctttatatgttttttaaacttaccagtttctaaaaaaatatctttaaatacagaaaacacagaaaaataataattgtttgcagGGAAATTGCTCCAAGGATTCAGCAAAACTGatctttcttaaagtaaggaaatcgaaggaaaacgggtaattttagccatatcatttgagaaaaaaatccacgATCACAATGTATTcaatgttaacaattataggtcaaagtacatcCTTCAAGACGGAGCtagccttggctcaccccgaacagcaatctcagcttgtttttgcataaaagtttcttccaggttcaagcaatactgatgtttcttaacgtaaggaaatcgaagggaaaggggtaatttttagccaatgactgagagaaaaaaatcggcaGGGGGCTACCCTACCCCTATCAAAGGGGGCTCAATTGGCGGctcccaaacccctgcctccacagttgattgattgattgttgtttgcttaacgtccagtggcaaataagtTTACATTTGAAAACGCGTGACAAATGttaattaaaaggaaaagaaaacaaattgaagataatataattgagaatagaaattgggaatatgtcaaagagatataAAAACCCGAcaatagagtagacaacagccgaaggccatcaattgTCCtttaacgcagcgagaaaatcctgcacccataGGTGGGCCTCActtggcccctaaataaaaagtgtgctagttcagtgaaaatggacgtcatactaaactccaaaacatataaatggacGTAAACTTAGAACGTTTTTGTGTTTACCACGCTAGTTATGTTGTACAACAGTTACTAATTAAGTTACTGTAAGGAGTAAACTGATTATAACTAGTATAAGTACACTGTAAAAATGGTGTTTAAATCCTAAACACATTTCTAATCACatcttttgtgaattttttttttacatgtttaggtCTAAAAGTGTCTCAGTACAATGTGTTTAGGATTGTGTTTAGAATCGTTTTTAGCTTAGAAGTAtgtgtttaatttctaaacataaaattaaaaaatgaaagtgtttagaaattaaacacatatttctaAGCTAAAACGATTCTAAACACAATCCTAAACACATTGTACTGAGACACGTTTAGacctaaacatgtaaaaaaaagataattctCATTTGACTACTACCTATAGTATATAACTATCTACTACTACCTATAgtattttctcgctgcgttaaagaccaattgatggccttcggctgttgtctactctattgTCGGGTTTAtatatctctttgacatattcccaatttctattctcaattatattatcttcaatttgttttctgttaactgtttatatcagttttcaatattttaacaagttttgtatttattaaCTTCAACTTATATTTGCTTGATACGGAAGTGGTTTTATTTAAATTGGATCAATTTACAAGTACTTAAATCTTTAGAATAGAAAAATCATGCTACAAGATACCATCTCAACATTTTATTCAACCGCATCATGTAACAGTAGATATGTTTTATTATCTGGATTTAAATGAAGTACATCGAGTTTCCCCAAAAAACGATATTTCAAGTGTGAAATTAATTCTGATGTTCGACAATAAAATGTTGTGAAGACATTGTCAATGCAGTTGCATCACTGCATAAAATAAGATATATCTAATTTTGCCCCATTTTGAAGGTGACCTTTAGGTTTTACGATCTTGTCATTGGTgtatagttttctcattgacaattgtTCCACTTTTCCTTCCCCCCCCCTTATTTCTATGATTATATATTACGATATAATCATTATTTGTGAACTCATCGAGAAGACAGAACATGCACGTTCAAAAATTAAGATATCCTTTccttttaattgacaaaaaagaaAACCTGTTCACAGAAATTAGTTTTGTGAAAatgttttcctttgtttttattaaatgtgGTCAGATATAACTTTTAAATCTATGGGAATCAAGATGTGTGCACTTGAAGTAGAGTTTTTATCACGACTGGAATATGCGCATTATAACAACTAAGCTAGCTGAATGGTTATCAAGAGTAAGCATACTCTTTACCAAGACTTAAAATTGTTGTACATCAGCTGGTCGCcacaatatgaagctttttgaACTCGTTCACTACGCTCATTCGTCAAAAAACATTACTTATTTTGGTGATCTTCGAAACAACAATGAAGTTTTCTGaaatatgtttacaataacacACAATTAGCAGTTTCGTTAAGATTATTAGATCAATTCTGACAAATTTTCATATACATATGTCAAGTTCATGTGTTACTTTTAGTAAAACTGTTAtctttaatattttcaatatattatctatggtgagtttaaaGGTAGGCGAGACCTTTCAGCGTATGTTCTCTTGTGTAAATCGAAATTGTTACTCTAGCATTATTGATTCTATATATGTATCACCATTtgctatgatgagtttatttacaaccactgggtcgatgccactgctggtggagatttatttccccgagggtatcactagcccagtagtcagcactttttgtgctgacatgaattgtcattgatatggtcaacatatttataaatttactgtttacaaaattttggaattttttttgaaatacttaggcttttctacctcaggcatagattaccttagctgtatttggcaaaacttttaggaattttggttctcaatgctcttcgacttcgtactttatttggcatttttaacttttttggattcgagcgtcactgatgagtcttttgtagatgaaacgcgcgtctggcgtatatactaaatttagtcctggtatctatgatgagtttattgaaaaGACTTAACTCAGTTTTacatttgaattaattaaaaaaaaaaaaaagacacaaatatgAATCCACAACGTTCTATAAGTTTATTTCTAACTAGATATCACAGGGAGGTAATCCAGTTCCTCTTCTGTAATAAAAACCTTTCAAAATATGTTCTATTTTGCTGTGTTTCCTGAAGAAAGACTCCAATGGTTTATCAAGACGACTTCCGTAATGTGACGAGGACAGCACAGGTATAACCCTCTGTTGTTCctggaaaacaaaaatatattggaATTTGTAAAGGGCTTCAGTATGGAACATATTTGAAATCATATTAACAATTCATTAGTtgatagataaaagaagatgtggtatgagtgctaatgagacaactcttcatccaagtcacaatttgtaaaagtaaaccattataggtcaagtaggtttttaacacggagccttggctcgcaTCGAACAGCAAACTGTAAAGAGCgtcaaaaatgactagtgtaaaaccattcaaacgggaaaaccaatggtctaatctatataaaaacgagaaacaaggaTGTTTTTCCTAATAAACGTGAGATAACCCCACAATAGACAATAGATACATTATTCCACTTCTCCGAATGTCTCATTAATAAGTTTGGCTTCGAGTTCAAACATAAGTGAGGAAGGgtgttttatgcattttttaacttttgttttgaaaatatgcGTGTTAAAAATTGTTAACGGTTATTGACTAATTATAGCTGATATctgttttcttaaatttgaatCGTTGGTGTTTTTCACTGTTAATGTGTTTTTAGGCATTTTTAAACTATTGTTtaatgttattttgattttttttaatacaatggtccgttgtatatatataattgacacaaataattttgacaatcatatatacatatgaatataataaattataaattctaAGATGTGAAGCCACAGCCAAATCAGGACCAGAATTCGATCGATCTCTTTatgaggtatatatatatatatatggtacgTGATGATATAAGCTATATACCTCGTCTTGAACTGACAACCCTATAGTTTTTATCCTGCCCCTGTCGTCACGATGCAGTTTACTGTCATATccatattttatgtgaaaaaggCGGTCATAAGTTGATAATACATCAGCCTGAAAAATACAATCCTTATTATAGATAAAAGAGGAATTTCTAATATTTCCAGGAGTTTATTTCATACCGGTGCTGTATTTAATCAGTCTTTTATCTTCAGTGTATCAGCGTCATTTTCTTGCATTATAATGTAGTTATTACTGATATTAAGCCAATTCACAAATTCTAAACAAAAATGCTATGCTTCCATTTAGATAGATTTTGTCAAGTAAGATTTTAAGTAACAAAAAAGGGAAAGACTCAAAAACCAGAAGaccaataaaaacagacaacacaGCGATCAAAAGAGAAAGgacaaaaacaacaataacaaaacattacacatcaaaaataaaatagGTCGGGggaaattatttttatgtaaaatttacATTCCTTTTGTTTTATACTTACAACAGTTTCTCGTTTTCTGTGGTCGTATACGGTAGTACAAATAGGGTCTAATTCTGACCGTGACCACTTTTTTATGCCTCGCCAATGCCTCGATCCATCTCCAATCGTAGCCAAGTGATTTCTTGTAATTCTTTCCGTTCTCTTTTGaaaatagatatattttatatgaCAGTACAATTGCAGAATATTAGTCGTCGATTGTTGATATATCATTTATGTAATCTTTTTGGTAATGCATGTATAGTATTGCCTCCTAAAATGTGGTTACTCTTTGATTATTCCCCTTTCCGAATTTAtgggaaaataaaaaatagtgtatTATCATGGGGTCGCTTAAATTATCCAATTTATTTCTACAGTATGCTTGAAccataaaatagtaaaaatacaGTTAATGATCTTCCTTTGTAGATATGTGTGGAAGTAGATTGATTGACTTCGGAACTTAAAAACCTTTTAAGGTCAGTAAAGGACTGGAATGTATCGTCAGGGGACCATGAATATTTTGAAAGGGAGAATAGCGAAAATTGTTAGGCACACAAACAGAATGGCGGTGAAACCTATACTTACTGACAATACGTTTTTCCATATTCCATCTAGTTCTCCTGGATTTGGTTCACTCTTACCATACAAAGACATTCGTTTTCCATCATCATCCATATTACGGCCGACTTCTTCTAAACGTTTCAGACTTACGTTACTATGTACTTATTAACGTAGTAAGTCTTTCCTTTCACGTCATAAACGTTCTGGCATTGTTTATGGTACAGTGCATTTATCATGGGAAATATTAGAGTCATCTTGATATATCATGTCGGTCATGTATAAACCTTTTATTTGTATAAGTGCTATTCTAATAACGTCCAGTTATAAATTTTGCACCGTCTTTGATTGTAGAATTATATatctgtattgtttattatgaCCAGTAGACAATATTACACTCAGTCACACGCACATTATtgattgttgaaagctgtatcaGTAAATTATAATCGTGAACAGTAGACAATATTACAGTCAGTCACACATCTGCCATTGATTATAGAAAGCTGTACCAGTATTGCTAATTATAAAAAGCAGACAATATAACAGtcttttacatgttttttgtTGATAGAAAAAGctgtatcagtattgttaaaaatGACCACCAAACACTATATTACAGTCGGTCACATGTCTTTCACATTGATTATAGAAAGCTGTACTGGTATTGTTCATTATGACCAGTACACAATATAACAGTCACTCACACGTGTGTCATTGATTATAGAAAGCTGTACCAGTATTGTTAATTTTGACCAGTAGACAACATTACAGTTCTCTCACACATGTGTCTTTAATTGTAGAAAGTTGTACTGGTATTATAAATTATGACCAGTAGAATATATTACAGTCACTCACACGTGTCATTGATTATAGAAAGCTGTACCAGTATTGTTAATTATAACCAGTACACGATATTACAATCAGCCGCATGTCTGACATTGATTACAGAAAGCTGTATCAGTAATTACTAAATGTGACTAGTACACGATATTACAGTCAGACTCAATCACAGGTCTGTCATTGATAACAGAAAGCTGTATCAGAGTTGCTTACTGTGGCCAGTAGACGATATTGCAATCAGTCACACGTCTGACATTGATAACAGAAAGCTGTATCAGAATTGCTAATTATGACCAGTAGACAATTTAACATTCGACCACACGTCAGACATTGATCACAGAAAGCTGTATCAGTATTGCCAATTATAACAGTACACGATATTACAATCAACCACATGTCTGACATTGATAACAGAAAGCTGTATCAGAATTGCTTACTGTGACCAGTATAGACGATATTACAGTCAATCACACGTCTGACATTAATTACAGAAAGCTGTATCAGTATTGCTAATTCTGACCATTAGACGATATTACAGTAAATAACACGTCTGACAATGATTACAGAAAGCCGTATCAGTATTGCTAATTATAACAAGTAGACGATATTACAGTCAGTCACACGTCTTACATTGATTACAGAAAGTTGTATCGGTAATGATAACTGTGACCGGTAGACGCTATAACAGTCAATCACACGTCTGACATCAATTACAGAAAGTTGTATTAGTATTGCTAACTGTGACCAGTAGACGATATAACATTCGACCACACGTCTGACATTGATTAGAGAAAGTTGTATCAGTATTGCTAACTATGACCAGTAGACGATATTACAGCAAATCACACGTCTGACAATGATTACAGAAAGCTGTATCAGTATTGATTACTGTGACCAGTAGACAGTCAGCCACACGTCTAACATTAATAAAAGAAAGCTGTATAATTATTGTTAATTGTGACCAGTAGACAATATTACAATCAGTCACAGGTCTGTTAGTGATTACAGAAAGCTTTATCAGTATTGTTAATTATGACCAATAGACGGTATTACATTCATCCACATGTTTTTCATTGATTACAGaaagctgtatatatatataattatagctAAGTATGACCAGTAGACAATATTAGTCAGTCACATGTCAGTCATTAATTATAGAAATCTGTACCAGTATAGTTAATTATGATCAGTAGACAATATCACAGTCGGTCAAATGTCTGTCATTGACTATAGAAATCTGTACCAGTATTGTTAATTATGACCAGTAGACAATATTAAAGTCAGCCACATGTCTGTCATTGATTACAGAAAGCTGAATCAGCATTGTTAAAGATGCTGATTCAGCTTTCTGTTATATAATGTATTGTTAACCAAGCTATTTGGAATTTTTAAACAAGTGCTAATCAACCACATTTAAGGAAgttggcttctcagtttcaaaataaatagctttccttaacactagtatatattgataggggattaataaaggaattaaAAAGGCAACAAAAGTAcagaggtcaatgtgcttgtttttctAGATACTAGCCATTGACATTTgagggaaaatgttctctcttgatttttcatagctttatcattgacaaattaaagttctcaaaaactattaaaaaataaataagattttataagacttttacaaatggcttataattattcatgtaaaagatttataaaaagaaccAGTtactctgcagggcgcagctttatacaaccgcagaggttgaaccctgaacagttggggcaagtatggacacaatattcaagcttgatacagctgtGAATTTGGATTgagattaaatagttgacacagcataggtttctgacacagaatgaatgtggtctaatgaactttaatttttttttttgcttttgagcaatacattatgcctttttctttttaatttccccccaattttttttcacctcccctttcccttattccaaaaataatctcaattcaaatttctaatggagtttgcaacaataactactcatttaaatacatcataaaatattaaaatataaaataacatgcagtcatggttaaaattaacattaataaatagtaacttctaaaaataaatgtacagCTAATCATCTCAAGCCATCATCATtccttaatacataattttcaagcaatgtaagggaggtaatcaaacatatatataatggTATTTGGATTGCCTGTCTtatactgcttttaaattgtctaaattgttctATAACCAGAAAACCcctgttttccccctttttgctTTATAACCAtgcctttgtagtatggaaacttgtggtataatttcagagagatttatacacttaaacacaagttattgactggaaactacaaaaatgcttatttgggtccctaattcctaaacctttgggtGGTCTTTAactaatgttgaaaatgaaagaattgtAAAGAATGTATATGAATTTATTAAAGAGTCTAAGTGGTTTCTAATTGTGTAATATAGCACATTATAAAGTGCAAATACATGCATATTGTGTATAACCATTCACATCATCACACACAATCTTTTCACAgttccaaaaaaaattatcatatatataatgtattgtttgtatgcatgctttgtaaatattctattgttataaattgttatgggAGAAGACTATATAAGTTTTATTAACCCgtgtctcatcccttttgcacatttaagcaaataaaatatgtttaaactaaccttTGGGATcattacccccaaaatcaatcccaaccttccttatgtggttattaacattgtgttaaatttttattgatttctatttacttaatacttatactaaagttattattcagaaaccatctgtcttcggatAATGCTGATGACGTAGACGCCAACAATGTGATACCAATGTaagaccaattttttttattttatggtcgtataaaaattggggtcaaaatttttaaggcattcaaatggataaaaccagaggatttcaaatatctgacaaaaattctaaaacatgacaagcgaacatccttaagccCTCAATTTAATGCTGTTATCTATTGAATGAGTATTAAAGATCATCCCAGACAATTTCTCATCATAGTCTATTCAAAAACTCTTAAGTCAAACCGTaaatattttactgaacattataAAGGTCTGACAAAACTTCAGAATAAAATATGGAGGCAGTAAATTAATCACAGACTCATagatattacatattttatttacataacaaatgtatatgtacaaaatggtatCACAGACAACAGGCATAAAAATGCTCATAAAATATTAGAATACAGGAATGTGTCTTTGTCTAAACACATCACATAAATTATATGATAAAATAACATAAGTTCAAAAGACAGTATAATTCATTGAGAATGAGACCACAAGCAAATCTTACATTGGTAATAAGATGtttgaaatg includes:
- the LOC139525360 gene encoding uncharacterized protein — its product is MDDDGKRMSLYGKSEPNPGELDGIWKNVLSRTERITRNHLATIGDGSRHWRGIKKWSRSELDPICTTVYDHRKRETVADVLSTYDRLFHIKYGYDSKLHRDDRGRIKTIGLSVQDEEQQRVIPVLSSSHYGSRLDKPLESFFRKHSKIEHILKGFYYRRGTGLPPCDI